CTGAACCACAGCGCCACCTAGAGATCATCAAGATCTGCCTTGTTTTCATCAGCTGTTacgtttttgtctttttatttcttttccaaaCCAGTTTTAAGTCGCTGCAGTCGTGAGTCAGAGGTCACGAGGTCACGAGGTCAAACATTTAGGATGTAGATTTATTTGAACGTGTCTCTTAATGACTCCTCCTCGTAGTTCATCAGTCACCACTAGGTGGCGCCACAGCAACATGATCACTTCAACCAGCAGATTTCTGATTCAGGTTCAAACAACATTTAACAAACACGAGTCGTCGTGAAGCTTTTTCCTCTGagacacttttatttaaaagtctttCATGAAACATGAAGTTTTTCTTGTCTCATATTCAGCTTCTGCAGTTTAATGAATAATCTcacttattgttattataattataattacactgaagaggaagtgaatcaATGAGTTTATTTAAGAGACAAAGAAACGTTAAATTGATTTGAATTGAAAACTTCTTCTTCAGCTGTTTGAAACCTTCACTTGTTCCTTTGCTTattctgccccctgctggtgaaaCATGTGAACCCCTGAACTCTCGTTTGTAAATCATCTAAAGTTATATTTTACCTATGTAacgttttcttttcattattctCGACATATGTAAAATTattatccgtgtgtgtgtgtgtgtgtgtgtgtgtgtgtgtgtgtgtgtgttcaggtcattttaatgtttaacatCTGattcatgtgacagaagtttttTTCTGACTTTTGTCGTATTGACTCGTTTCTAACATTTAAATACAGGatgaaaatatgtaaataacttTTATTGGATTAAAAACTCAGCAGATAAATGTGATCAACTCAGAAacttaaaaaactgtttgttcaaagtttagaaacaaagaaaattattttgtggttttattattagttttttctcaTGCAGTTGTTAGTGTACTTGTTTGTGTACTTGTTAGTGTACTTGTTAGTGTACCAGTTTGTGTACTTGTTagtatatttgtttgtgttcttgttAGAGTACTTGTTAGTGTACttgtttgtgtacttgtttgTGTACTTGTTAGTGGACTTGTTTCTGTACTTGTTAGTGTTCTTGTTAGTGTTCTTGTTAGTGTACTTGTTAGTGTACCTGTTAGTGTACGTGTTACTGTACTTGTTGGTGTACTTGTTAGTCTACTTGTTAGTGTACTTGTTAGTCTACTTGTTAGTGTACCTGTTGCTGTACTTGTTAGTGTATGTGTTACTGTCTTGTTAGTGTACTTGTTAGTGTATTTTTAATGTACTTGTTAGTGTACTTGTACTCCCTCAGTAGAGTAACTGAGTAtcgtgtcctctctctctctgcagaaaacGCTCGGTCACTCACGCTCAGCTGATGCACGACAAAGGTCGCGCCCTTCAGGACTTTAAGCGCCgcatgtggctgcaggagcTTCTGGACGAGGTTCACACGGCCGAGGTCCGGGACCTTCCGGTCCGAACCACCGGGGCAGGGGGGGGCAGCGGCGGGGCCGGAGGGGGGCTGCCGGGCGTCAGCCTGGGCATCGACCTCAGCACCACCGGCAGCACCCTGCACTCCAAACCCGCCGGAGGAACCAAGAACCTTGCGGTCGCCTTCGGCCTGGAGGACGAGGAAGGAACCAACCTGCCGCAGGAAACCAACAAGTCGCCCACCTTCAAGTCTCccggaaagaagaagaagaaaggacgagccgggaagaggagggagggagagaagaggaagaggagggtgcgCTCTTTAGgccggagggaggaggagtggaggtcTCTGCTcggcctgcagggggcgctgctttAAAACGCTGTCACACTGACGAAGGTCAGTTCAACTCTTCTTCGTTGACGtttctgtgtaaaatgttgtttcaaTGTTCAAATGAACCAAAGATATTTAAAGCAGAAGATTTAAATCCTGTTCACAGCAGAAAAAGTAACAAAGCTCATTAC
The sequence above is a segment of the Hippoglossus stenolepis isolate QCI-W04-F060 chromosome 22, HSTE1.2, whole genome shotgun sequence genome. Coding sequences within it:
- the pthlha gene encoding parathyroid hormone-like hormone a, translating into MFCSRRLLQQWCFALFLLCSPVPHFGRPIDALSSRIKRSVTHAQLMHDKGRALQDFKRRMWLQELLDEVHTAEVRDLPVRTTGAGGGSGGAGGGLPGVSLGIDLSTTGSTLHSKPAGGTKNLAVAFGLEDEEGTNLPQETNKSPTFKSPGKKKKKGRAGKRREGEKRKRRVRSLGRREEEWRSLLGLQGALL